The sequence below is a genomic window from Desulfovibrio sp. JC022.
GTCAAGCAGTCGGACTTGATGTATTGCCCTGCTGGCGACAGTGATGGCTTGCAAATACATATCGGTTTGTGCCGGTGTGCTTTTGTTCTTCTCTATAGCTGCTGCACAGCCTTGCAGGGTGCTTTGAATATTATGCATTTCTTCTTCAACAATATTTACAATGAGTTTTGTAGAAGAATTGTTTATGGCTTCAATATTATCTTTAAATTGATCCAAAGTATAAAAATATACCAGTGCTGCAAAAAGCAGAAAAGGAATTGATGTCGATACTATGAAATGTACCGACATTATTTTCCTTAATGATTTTTTATTTTTCATACGAATTAGATATCGTTAACAAATTTACCGTTTTTGATGACGAGGATGTTGAACTCTTCTTTAACATCGCCATATTTATTAAATACTATTTCTGTACCGACAACATGGAATGTTTTTTTGTCCAGAATGCTGTGTTTTATTTGAGCGGAGTTGTCTGACTTTGCCTTTTCAAGGCCGTAAACAGCAATCTTAAATATTTTGGCATAGCAGGTATAAATAAATGACGGCTCTTTATTGTATCTGGAGATGTATTGTTTTTTTAAAGCAATTATTTCCGGGGCGACATTATCATAGTCGTGCAGTCCGATAAGCCGCATGCCTTCTACGGCCCTTCCGCCATGGGTGATAATATCATTTGACTGGGCCCAGCTGACCCCGAAAAAAGGCTCTTTTTTCAGTTTGGTCTTGCGCAGGGCCTGTGAAAGCATGGCAGCGTCAAAGCCGTTAGTAATGAAGAGAATGGAATCTGGATTTTTGGCGGATATCTTTTCGGCTATAGAAGTGAAATCCGGGTTTTGACTACTGAGGAAAGCAATTTCAACAGGGATTTCCTTACCGGCTTTCTTCATTATGCTTTTAAATCGATTGGCAATGGCAGTAGCATATTTTTTGTTTTCCATGTCACCGATAATGGCAGTTTTACCCAGCCCCAGAGAAATAGCACGGTCTGCGAGGGTGCTCGCCTGTCCGGTGCTGGAGGTTGCCGTACGCAGCAGGTTGTCATCCTTATCGGCAAGGAAGTCCGTGCTCATGGTCGGGCTCATGACCAATACATCTCGTCCTGCTATGGCTTCGGTGGTGGCTTGGGCCATGGCACTGGTGATTGGGCCTAAGATCAGGCGGACGTTGTTTTGGACTAGGTCTATTATGGCAGCCTTGGCTTCTTCCGGGGAGCTTTTGTCATCCCGGATCACCAGTTCGATTTTCCTACCATTTATTCCCCCTGCTTTGTTTTGTTCATCTGTCATCAGTTGCAGGGTGTTTCTGGCTGTTACTCCCAGTTCTGAAAAACGTCCTGTTATGCTGCCTACAAAGCCGATTTTAATAGGAGAAGTGTCTGAGCATGATGTTAATATCAGTAAAAGAGTTAACATTATGGCGCACCGTGGAAATATGATATTGCGGATAGATTTTTCCATAATTCTCTCTTGTTTGTTGCAGGCTGCCGCCGGGATATCACTCTCGGGCAGGGACAATTGAGTAGATTGAAACATATGATTTATTTTTAATCTGTACTCCATTTAAATACCATAACTATTGATAAAAATCTCGCATAATGTACATTTTGCTTTTACCTGTCGAAATTTTACCGGGCAATAATGCCAGCTGGATTAAGCGCAGGTTCTGGTATAAATTG
It includes:
- a CDS encoding ABC transporter substrate-binding protein, with protein sequence MLTLLLILTSCSDTSPIKIGFVGSITGRFSELGVTARNTLQLMTDEQNKAGGINGRKIELVIRDDKSSPEEAKAAIIDLVQNNVRLILGPITSAMAQATTEAIAGRDVLVMSPTMSTDFLADKDDNLLRTATSSTGQASTLADRAISLGLGKTAIIGDMENKKYATAIANRFKSIMKKAGKEIPVEIAFLSSQNPDFTSIAEKISAKNPDSILFITNGFDAAMLSQALRKTKLKKEPFFGVSWAQSNDIITHGGRAVEGMRLIGLHDYDNVAPEIIALKKQYISRYNKEPSFIYTCYAKIFKIAVYGLEKAKSDNSAQIKHSILDKKTFHVVGTEIVFNKYGDVKEEFNILVIKNGKFVNDI